The following are encoded in a window of Fulvia fulva chromosome 7, complete sequence genomic DNA:
- a CDS encoding Nitrogen assimilation transcription factor nirA yields the protein MTDVSPMVHGNSAAAPDITPEAGSSKRQKSRHRASTACATCRERRIRCVVPPGENQCVQCQRTSTHCIIKNDDERRRPISRAYMTTLTERVALLESMLKEQGTTPPPVVYPPKTTRGSLYADGEESPARVGLAQARLNANNEHVKSEGPSPTTDPSPGYATPQTGSIAGESHKSRSDKEGSAGTSFDDKKEGLVSRLLSTHGHLSSDQLSGRMRFYGGTVNCHVYSENVTDHAKADQDRLEQARRAEKCVRSLPLETHDYLMSMFWQHYNSVLHVVHEEAFHEDREHGRTQFYSGFLHVCILAMGIRSADKTRPDMQRLALPGRESQLHREAKYMLDLELERPGGIPSISALIILGDLEVGVGRDNVGWIYSGIAIRLCYDLGLQMDSRNAGLSQREVDIRRMTLWACVVYDRYWSLFLGRPLTMKSSDLEVYSLTDQFERLGTCMPAGAEKSLHTRIYEALIDLMEIAGKIVEHAELRTQHSQTSGPDQQAYFKMAALDRELHNWVSRLPSDLRYTDDNRANAPLSFYLLHQQYHTTLILLHRPFARYDDDAVSETDEVSALDSHFSQASRAICTQSAVATAQLFWHHRQKFDGRQIFCTGMQHAGTAGTALIAALAYIPDATDRNNNMQYLEVLHLALLDMAHNYVPAERMAAVLDAVMIELRGGPISASSTTIPARRGGPSIESDRGSVKRRQTEPAISQTIRSMPPPPAPLHSQHVIDLSQHHENLPRAQSQMPGMGDYVMVTPQSAALPWPNLQAGGQLIGQQTHALLPAPGWISHVGAEFSHIPHANDLAGLPNGDMSHLNFMPFPSEDDWTRWHDSSIIGASTDLDGSSPRGRLHSTFRHPQ from the exons ATGACTGATGTCAGCCCGATGGTCCATGGAAATAGCGCCGCAGCGCCGGACATTACGCCTGAAGCTGGCTCCAGCAAGCGCCAGAAGTCCAGGCACCGAGCATCCACAGCATGCGCAACGTGTCGGGAGCGGCGCATACGT TGCGTAGTGCCGCCCGGCGAGAACCAGTGTGTCCAGTGCCAGCGAACCTCTACCCACTGCATTATCAAGAACGACGATGAGCGACGGCGACCTATTTCGAGGGCATATATGACTACCTTGACAGAGCGCGTGGCACTTCTGGAGTCTATGCTGAAAGAACAAGGAACTACTCCACCGCCAGTCGTCTACCCTCCGAAGACAACACGAGGCAGTTTATATGCAGACGGGGAAGAGTCTCCTGCACGAGTGGGTTTGGCCCAGGCACGACTCAACGCGAACAATGAGCATGTAAAGTCAGAAGGGCCCAGTCCAACGACTGACCCAAGCCCAGGGTATGCAACGCCGCAAACTGGTTCAATAGCAGGAGAAAGTCACAAGAGCCGGAGCGACAAGGAGGGCAGTGCGGGAACATCGTTCGATGACAAGAAGGAAGGTCTTGTCAGCCGTCTGCTATCTACTCACGGTCATCTGTCCTCCGATCAGCTCTCTGGACGAATGAGATTCTACGGTGGCACTGTGAATTGTCATGTCTACTCGGAGAATGTTACGGATCATGCCAAAGCCGATCAAGACCGACTTGAACAAGCTAGGAGGGCCGAAAAGTGCGTCCGAAGCTTGCCACTTGAGACACATGACTATCTAATGTCCATGTTCTGGCAGCACTACAACAGCGTATTACACGTTGTGCACGAGGAGGCCTTTCATGAGGACCGGGAGCATGGACGCACGCAGTTCTACTCTGGGTTTTTGCACGTGTGCATATTAGCAATGGGCATCAGGTCAGCGGACAAGACGAGGCCGGACATGCAGCGATTGGCGTTACCTGGCAGGGAAAGCCAACTGCACCGCGAGGCGAAGTACATGTTGGATCTCGAACTTGAAAGACCAGGTGGCATCCCCTCCATTTCAGCCCTCATCATACTTGGAGACCTTGAAGTGGGCGTGGGACGAGATAACGTTGGGTGGATCTACTCAGGTATAGCTATCAGGCTATGCTATGACCTTGGGCTGCAGATGGACAGCCGCAATGCAGGACTCTCGCAACGCGAAGTCGACATCAGACGAATGACACTGTGGGCATGCGTTGTCTACGATCGATACTGGAGTCTCTTCCTCGGTCGCCCGCTTACGATGAAGAGCAGTGATCTGGAGGTATACTCATTGACGGACCAGTTCGAGCGTCTCGGAACATGCATGCCTGCTGGCGCCGAAAAGTCTCTACATACGAGAATATACGAAGCTCTCATTGATCTCATGGAGATTGCAGGGAAGATCGTGGAGCATGCTGAATTACGAACGCAGCACAGCCAGACCAGTGGACCGGACCAGCAAGCCTATTTCAAAATGGCTGCTCTGGATCGTGAACTTCACAACTGGGTCTCTCGCTTGCCGTCAGACTTGCGCTACACCGATGACAATCGAGCGAATGCACCCCTGTCATTTTATCTGCTCCACCAACAGTACCACACGACCCTCATTCTTCTGCATCGACCTTTCGCCCGATACGACGACGATGCTGTTTCGGAAACAGACGAAGTCAGCGCATTGGACAGCCATTTCTCACAAGCAAGCCGCGCCATCTGTACACAAAGCGCGGTCGCAACGGCTCAGCTCTTTTGGCATCACCGACAAAAGTTCGATGGCAGGCAGATCTTCTGCACTGGCATGCAACACGCCGGGACTGCTGGCACGGCACTTATCGCAGCTCTCGCGTACATACCCGATGCGACTGATCGCAACAACAACATGCAATACCTCGAAGTGCTCCATTTGGCGTTACTTGACATGGCTCACAATTACGTGCCTGCCGAAAGAATGGCGGCTGTATTAGATGCTGTCATGATCGAGCTTCGCGGTGGTCCAATAAGCGCCAGCAGCACGACCATACCAGCACGAAGAGGTGGACCTTCTATCGAGTCGGACCGCGGCTCTGTGAAGAGGAGGCAAACAGAACCTGCCATATCACAGACAATCAGGTCAATGCCTCCACCGCCGGCACCACTGCACAGTCAGCACGTGATCGACCTTAGTCAGCACCACGAGAATCTGCCTCGAGCCCAGTCACAAATGCCAGGCATGGGAGACTACGTAATGGTGACTCCACAATCAGCAGCACTGCCATGGCCCAATCTCCAAGCTGGCGGCCAGCTCATCGGGCAACAGACACACGCTCTCTTGCCAGCACCTGGGTGGATCAGCCACGTGGGAGCTGAGTTCTCGCACATACCACATGCGAATGATCTAGCGGGTCTGCCCAATGGTGACATGAGCCATCTGAACTTCATGCCTTTCCCGTCGGAGGATGATTGGACTCGCTGGCACGACTCTTCCATCATAGGTGCGTCGACAGACTTGGATGGATCCTCGCCTCGTGGTCGGTTGCACAGCACTTTCAGGCATCCACAGTGA